A single Bremerella cremea DNA region contains:
- a CDS encoding phosphopantetheine-binding protein, whose protein sequence is MTRLGLVFVTLVAVGCGASSSSPLPVPPAAANSPEVVKVQEIVAEQIGIAPADVAADQTFEKLGADGLDFVAIVFKTEDQLGVKISAEDLGTVTGVSDPKEMPAKLTVRQYAEFVESVKQAKPMPAPENASEAEMP, encoded by the coding sequence ATGACTCGCCTCGGCTTGGTTTTTGTTACGCTCGTTGCCGTCGGATGCGGAGCTTCTTCTTCTTCCCCTTTGCCGGTCCCACCTGCCGCTGCGAATTCGCCTGAGGTGGTTAAGGTGCAAGAGATCGTGGCCGAGCAGATTGGAATCGCGCCGGCAGACGTTGCCGCAGATCAGACGTTCGAAAAGCTCGGCGCCGATGGGCTCGACTTTGTGGCAATCGTCTTCAAAACCGAAGATCAATTAGGTGTGAAGATCTCGGCCGAAGACCTGGGAACAGTCACCGGTGTCAGCGATCCGAAAGAAATGCCAGCCAAGTTAACCGTGCGCCAATACGCTGAATTCGTCGAATCGGTAAAGCAAGCCAAGCCGATGCCAGCCCCAGAAAACGCCAGCGAAGCAGAAATGCCTTAG